In Picosynechococcus sp. PCC 7002, the following are encoded in one genomic region:
- a CDS encoding ArsR/SmtB family transcription factor, with protein sequence MSLTQDLSLILQGFKALGDPIRLEILERLRAQELCVCELCDVLDLKQSKLSFHLKILKESELVLTRQEGRWIYYRLNLAQFIALESYLAEYRRFGEILPARPCAD encoded by the coding sequence ATGTCCCTCACCCAAGACCTATCCCTAATTTTGCAGGGCTTCAAAGCCTTAGGAGATCCCATTCGTTTGGAGATTCTGGAACGGTTGCGCGCCCAAGAATTATGTGTGTGTGAATTGTGTGATGTCTTGGATTTAAAGCAGTCCAAACTTTCTTTTCACTTGAAAATCCTTAAAGAGAGTGAGTTGGTACTGACCCGACAAGAAGGCCGCTGGATTTACTATCGGCTGAATTTGGCCCAATTTATCGCCCTAGAATCTTATTTGGCGGAATATCGCCGCTTTGGAGAAATCTTACCTGCTCGCCCCTGTGCAGACTAA
- the arsC gene encoding arsenate reductase, glutathione/glutaredoxin type has product MKKIMFVCRRNSCRSQMAEGWAKHLGADKVIVHSSGLEASRVHPGAIATMAEVGLDLTPQTSNALAEFNPEDYDAVISLCGCGVNLPAAWVTRPLFEDWQIQDPDGQPPEIFRNVRDEIQGQVNQLLKKLTS; this is encoded by the coding sequence ATGAAAAAAATTATGTTCGTCTGTCGGCGCAATTCCTGTCGCTCCCAAATGGCGGAGGGTTGGGCGAAACATCTCGGTGCAGACAAGGTGATCGTCCACAGTTCCGGTCTCGAAGCTTCGCGGGTTCATCCAGGGGCGATCGCCACCATGGCTGAAGTGGGTCTTGATCTGACGCCGCAAACCTCTAATGCTTTAGCCGAATTTAACCCAGAAGATTACGATGCGGTGATTTCCCTCTGTGGTTGCGGGGTCAATCTGCCCGCCGCCTGGGTGACACGGCCCCTCTTTGAAGATTGGCAAATTCAAGATCCCGATGGACAGCCTCCCGAAATTTTTCGAAATGTCAGAGATGAAATACAAGGACAAGTCAACCAGTTGCTAAAAAAGTTAACATCTTAG
- the arsB gene encoding ACR3 family arsenite efflux transporter has protein sequence MVKTKAVQAGGQLNIFEKYLTLWVALCIVAGILLGRLFPAIAQSLDALSLYNVSLPIAVCLFFMMYPIMVKIDFSQAVKAAQTPKPVTLTLVINWLIKPFTMVFFAQFFLGYLFRPLLSATEIIRGTEIALADSYIAGCILLGIAPCTAMVLMWGYLSYSNQGHTLVMVAVNSLMMLFVYAPLGKWLLATNNLTVPWQTIVYSVLIYVGLPLAAGILSRQWLLRRYGRAWFETQFLQFLTPVAVLALLTTLVLLFALKGELIINQPLHILLIAIPLLIQTNVIFAIAYVAAQKLGFTYEDAAPAALIGASNHFEVAIATAVVLFGLNSGAALATVVGVLIEVPVMLMLVKVCQKTAFWFPREPEKATLPDPRCLNSCNF, from the coding sequence ATGGTTAAAACCAAGGCGGTGCAGGCAGGGGGACAGCTCAATATATTTGAGAAATACCTGACCCTCTGGGTGGCCCTTTGTATCGTTGCGGGGATTTTGCTCGGTCGTCTCTTTCCGGCGATCGCCCAAAGCCTCGATGCCCTCAGTCTCTACAATGTGTCGTTGCCGATTGCGGTGTGTCTGTTTTTTATGATGTACCCGATCATGGTGAAAATTGATTTTTCCCAAGCCGTCAAAGCAGCCCAAACCCCAAAACCAGTGACCCTCACGTTGGTGATCAATTGGTTGATTAAACCCTTTACGATGGTCTTTTTTGCCCAGTTTTTTCTGGGGTATTTATTTCGGCCTTTGCTCAGTGCCACGGAGATCATTCGGGGGACAGAAATTGCCCTGGCGGATTCCTATATCGCGGGCTGTATTCTGTTGGGAATTGCCCCCTGTACGGCGATGGTGCTGATGTGGGGCTATCTCTCCTACAGCAACCAGGGCCACACCTTGGTGATGGTGGCAGTAAATTCTTTGATGATGCTGTTTGTCTATGCGCCCTTGGGAAAATGGCTCCTGGCGACGAATAATCTGACGGTGCCCTGGCAAACCATTGTGTACTCGGTTTTGATTTATGTGGGTTTACCGTTAGCGGCGGGCATCTTGAGTCGGCAATGGCTGCTGCGTCGCTATGGTCGGGCCTGGTTTGAAACCCAGTTTTTGCAGTTTCTCACCCCGGTGGCGGTGCTGGCATTACTAACAACTTTAGTGCTGCTCTTTGCCCTCAAGGGGGAATTGATCATCAATCAACCCCTCCATATTCTGCTGATTGCCATCCCGCTGTTGATCCAAACCAATGTCATTTTTGCGATCGCCTATGTTGCGGCCCAGAAGTTGGGATTTACCTATGAAGATGCAGCTCCAGCAGCCTTGATTGGGGCGAGTAATCATTTTGAGGTGGCGATCGCCACGGCGGTGGTGCTGTTTGGGTTAAATTCTGGGGCTGCCCTCGCCACGGTGGTGGGAGTTTTGATCGAAGTGCCGGTGATGTTGATGTTGGTGAAGGTGTGCCAGAAAACCGCCTTTTGGTTTCCCCGGGAGCCGGAAAAAGCGACGCTCCCCGATCCCCGTTGTCTTAATTCGTGCAATTTTTAG